The following coding sequences are from one Cyanobacteriota bacterium window:
- a CDS encoding glycosyltransferase family 39 protein yields the protein MAVSLLVSSFAAAALLFRITPSRNANWRLAIMQSALWHGLLIVVWTELLSYDRALTATTVTMLWGWLAGIHAVLLGYRLRQRKARSAIVLRQAVKQLAVTPHHSQSALAIERIIIPVVIMSTIGLCLLRGWLEPPYNYDAMTYHLPRVMHWIQNHTVAHYPTHNLRQISFAPGAAYLLTHLHLLTGGDYGDNCIQGLAFVVCILGTSLIAPSDQKHSQVLTALVCASVPMAIMQASTCQTDLLVSCWLVCAAYFVLKPEQSLPDWWWLAVAIGLAIVTKPTGIIFGLPLLMVQAWRLLMQSRQLCLRTLLHSLFLPAIVLLAALSLSLPSYGRNLQTFGTPLGTTAGTTNTLVSFPAILSTILRNLALSLPFPPLWQWIQAIHQQFLGLDVNHPNITYGDNRFDIDNLWWRILLPEDENFVGNPVHLLLIGVAVGMLVMT from the coding sequence ATGGCTGTTAGTTTACTCGTTAGTTCCTTTGCTGCGGCTGCCCTGCTGTTTAGGATTACGCCTAGTCGTAATGCCAACTGGCGGCTAGCGATTATGCAGTCAGCTCTATGGCATGGGTTGCTGATCGTAGTGTGGACAGAACTATTGAGCTACGATCGTGCCCTTACGGCCACTACAGTCACAATGCTTTGGGGTTGGCTAGCTGGCATTCACGCTGTGCTGTTGGGGTATCGACTAAGGCAGCGCAAGGCACGGTCAGCAATTGTGCTCAGACAAGCAGTGAAGCAGCTAGCTGTGACTCCTCACCACAGCCAATCTGCACTCGCCATAGAAAGGATTATCATCCCAGTCGTTATCATGAGCACGATCGGGCTATGTTTACTCCGAGGGTGGCTAGAACCACCCTATAACTATGATGCCATGACCTACCACCTGCCTCGCGTCATGCATTGGATCCAAAATCATACTGTAGCTCACTATCCTACCCATAACCTGCGACAGATCAGCTTTGCTCCAGGTGCCGCCTACCTACTTACCCATCTCCACCTCCTCACAGGCGGCGACTATGGGGATAACTGCATCCAAGGACTTGCCTTCGTAGTCTGTATCTTGGGAACATCCCTTATAGCACCATCAGACCAAAAGCACAGTCAAGTGTTGACTGCTTTGGTCTGTGCCAGTGTGCCTATGGCTATTATGCAAGCGAGCACCTGCCAGACAGATTTACTTGTGTCTTGTTGGTTGGTCTGTGCTGCCTATTTTGTGTTGAAGCCAGAACAATCGCTACCAGACTGGTGGTGGCTAGCGGTAGCGATCGGCCTAGCGATAGTTACAAAGCCTACAGGCATCATCTTTGGCCTGCCGCTGCTTATGGTACAGGCATGGCGACTGCTGATGCAGTCTAGACAGTTGTGTCTTCGCACCCTACTCCATAGTCTGTTCCTGCCTGCGATCGTGCTCTTGGCTGCCCTGAGCCTATCTCTACCTAGCTATGGGCGCAACCTTCAAACCTTTGGCACTCCTCTGGGCACTACCGCTGGCACTACCAATACACTAGTCAGCTTCCCAGCAATCTTGTCTACCATACTGCGTAACCTAGCACTGAGCCTGCCCTTTCCTCCCCTTTGGCAATGGATCCAAGCTATTCACCAGCAGTTCCTAGGCTTGGATGTTAATCATCCCAACATTACCTATGGAGACAACCGCTTTGATATAGATAATCTCTGGTGGCGTATTCTCTTACCAGAGGATGAAAACTTTGTGGGCAACCCAGTGCACTTGCTGTTGATTGGAGTTGCTGTGGGGATGCTAGTGATGACC